The following are from one region of the Cetobacterium somerae genome:
- a CDS encoding ABC transporter permease, which translates to MRYEFRVSINFMTHNKGQSLFIISAIALGVAIQIFIASLITSLQASLIQRILGDSPHIYIDDGNMRDKLLLIEDGPIVYGNFPTTKNKIEEFQGIIDYLSTFEKIKVIVPTIEGNALYTRDGKTTSLMIKGMDLNSGDRLYNIIGRVTSGSPLVDSDNILIGTRLAKNYELQAGDVMQLTLPSGKLETVRISGIFDLENVSSNTSLVIMDFNKAQRIFNKKGNVTNINIQIEDVFDAPNLGETIQKQYPNLEVVPWTRDADNILKALKAQNDTSFIIQVVVTLATSMSIASVLLVTVLQKMKEIGILKAMGALDRSTGYLFIIQGALIGFLGSILGLFFGLGVIEFYVNLAEPNFNIYFNTLWCNLRYYSSTKMYET; encoded by the coding sequence GTGAGATATGAGTTTAGAGTTAGTATCAATTTTATGACTCACAATAAAGGGCAATCTCTTTTTATAATCTCCGCTATTGCCCTTGGAGTTGCCATACAAATTTTTATAGCTTCTCTTATAACCTCTTTACAAGCTAGCCTTATACAAAGAATTCTTGGAGATTCTCCACATATCTATATTGATGATGGAAATATGAGAGACAAACTTCTCCTTATAGAGGATGGTCCCATTGTTTATGGGAACTTTCCAACGACTAAAAATAAGATTGAAGAGTTTCAAGGGATCATTGATTATCTCAGTACTTTTGAAAAGATTAAAGTTATTGTTCCAACTATTGAGGGAAATGCTCTTTACACTAGAGATGGAAAAACTACCTCACTTATGATAAAGGGAATGGATTTAAACTCTGGAGATAGACTTTATAATATAATAGGAAGAGTTACATCTGGTTCGCCACTAGTTGACTCTGACAATATTTTAATTGGAACTCGTTTAGCTAAAAACTATGAACTTCAAGCTGGAGATGTTATGCAACTCACTCTTCCTAGTGGAAAGTTAGAGACTGTTCGAATCTCTGGAATCTTTGATTTGGAAAATGTCAGTTCAAATACCTCTCTTGTTATAATGGACTTTAATAAAGCTCAAAGGATTTTTAATAAAAAAGGAAATGTTACAAATATAAATATTCAAATTGAGGATGTTTTTGATGCCCCTAATTTAGGAGAAACTATCCAAAAGCAATATCCAAACCTTGAGGTTGTTCCTTGGACTAGAGATGCTGATAATATTTTAAAAGCTTTAAAAGCTCAAAATGATACTAGTTTTATAATTCAAGTTGTTGTAACACTTGCTACATCTATGAGTATTGCTAGTGTCCTTTTAGTTACTGTTTTACAAAAGATGAAAGAGATTGGTATTCTTAAAGCTATGGGAGCTTTAGATCGCTCAACTGGTTATCTATTCATTATTCAGGGAGCTTTAATCGGCTTTTTAGGTTCTATTTTAGGTTTGTTTTTTGGCTTAGGTGTAATAGAGTTCTATGTTAATTTAGCAGAGCCTAACTTTAATATTTATTTCAACACTCTCTGGTGTAATCTCAGGTATTATTCCAGCACGAAAATGTATGAAACTTAG
- a CDS encoding efflux RND transporter periplasmic adaptor subunit, giving the protein MKKKWIMYLTVSTILILVFLYFYFRSTKIDAVKVKKQDYTEKILVTGTIQAKNFSILTSGINGVIENIYIREGQPVTKGSIVAKLNTQEIEADIAKVKALYEKSKYDLEVVSSVSLENAKAQLKSAQINYDISKREFLDHEKLYQKKYISRLEFDSKKQEFINSEKTLKDAQINFNTFKNDGASYKSALENTNSAENNLKSLENNLSKYYICAPYDGFITVRNVEVGQTVAPYTEMFQISSSDEKIVSINLDEKYINKVTFGSPIKIYPYADTSKFSSGNIYYIGINVDEINGTLEVRGDIDKTLPEFLFNSTVNTIIQGESFKDAVLLQGVYTVQKKNKTYVYILKNDKSKLVEVQGVPVIDGFVVISGLENDDIVLSPKNITENIRVTPIFES; this is encoded by the coding sequence GTGAAAAAGAAATGGATTATGTATCTCACAGTTTCAACTATTTTAATACTGGTGTTTCTATATTTTTACTTTAGAAGTACTAAAATAGATGCTGTAAAAGTAAAAAAACAAGATTATACTGAAAAAATCCTAGTTACTGGAACTATCCAAGCTAAAAACTTCTCTATTCTTACCTCTGGTATCAATGGAGTTATTGAAAACATATATATTCGTGAAGGACAACCTGTAACTAAAGGAAGTATTGTAGCTAAACTTAACACTCAAGAGATTGAAGCTGATATAGCTAAAGTTAAGGCACTTTATGAAAAATCTAAATATGATTTAGAAGTAGTTAGTAGCGTATCTTTAGAAAATGCAAAAGCTCAATTAAAGTCAGCTCAAATTAACTATGATATTAGTAAACGTGAATTTTTAGACCATGAAAAACTTTATCAAAAGAAATATATAAGTCGATTGGAGTTTGATTCAAAAAAACAGGAGTTTATTAACTCTGAAAAAACCTTAAAAGATGCTCAAATTAATTTTAATACCTTTAAAAACGATGGTGCTTCTTATAAAAGTGCACTAGAAAATACAAATTCAGCTGAAAATAACCTAAAATCTTTAGAGAATAATCTTTCAAAATACTATATATGCGCTCCTTATGATGGTTTTATAACTGTTAGAAATGTTGAAGTTGGTCAAACTGTAGCACCTTATACAGAGATGTTTCAAATATCATCTAGTGATGAAAAAATAGTTAGTATAAATTTAGATGAAAAATATATAAATAAAGTTACCTTTGGTTCACCTATTAAAATATATCCCTATGCTGATACAAGTAAATTTTCCTCTGGAAACATCTATTATATAGGTATCAATGTAGATGAAATAAATGGTACTCTTGAAGTTAGAGGAGATATTGATAAAACTCTACCTGAATTTCTATTTAATAGTACTGTTAATACAATAATTCAAGGTGAAAGCTTTAAAGATGCCGTTCTTTTGCAAGGAGTGTATACTGTACAGAAAAAAAATAAAACTTATGTATATATATTAAAAAATGATAAATCTAAACTAGTTGAAGTTCAAGGAGTTCCTGTAATTGATGGCTTTGTTGTAATAAGTGGATTAGAAAATGATGATATTGTTTTATCCCCTAAAAATATAACTGAAAATATTCGAGTGACTCCAATTTTTGAATCTTAA
- a CDS encoding HlyD family secretion protein — MEKEKVMEKFKKVDAKYVGIGVVIAILLYFIVDYIVAKREEKIYYGVLEMDKINVSSEIPGKIEILYVDDGYVVKKGQELVAIDDKENRLKVENSEINLKSSENQLLKTLDGTREEQIAAQREIVKQLETQVDQGRKNLVTLTSSFKFAVSNLENKKKIYIDTKDLFNKKFESQYNLDVARLNYENAQNQFITAQNSLENGKEALLGYEAQKKAADENLRYMINGFSKRDIESDKLKIQSSEKGLELAKVYADKNKLVSPIDGLVESVNLKIGEVVNPGIAVVTMLDMNNLWTKIYVPEKILPLIKLNQKVTVKSDFIDKNYEGEIVYIASDSEFTPMNIVTKKDRLKLVYEIKVKVLNNDGKLKSGMLVGVDLGL, encoded by the coding sequence GTGGAAAAGGAAAAAGTAATGGAAAAATTTAAAAAAGTTGATGCGAAGTATGTGGGTATAGGTGTTGTTATAGCTATTTTGTTATATTTTATAGTTGATTATATAGTTGCCAAGAGAGAGGAGAAGATATACTATGGTGTTTTAGAGATGGATAAGATAAATGTTTCTTCTGAAATTCCTGGAAAGATAGAGATACTGTATGTTGATGATGGATATGTAGTAAAAAAGGGGCAGGAACTTGTGGCTATAGATGATAAAGAGAATAGATTAAAGGTAGAAAATAGTGAGATAAATTTAAAATCTTCAGAAAATCAACTACTAAAAACTTTAGATGGAACAAGAGAGGAACAAATAGCTGCTCAAAGAGAGATTGTTAAACAGTTAGAAACTCAAGTAGATCAAGGAAGAAAAAATTTAGTAACTTTAACAAGTAGTTTTAAATTTGCAGTTTCAAATTTAGAAAATAAAAAGAAGATATACATTGATACAAAAGACCTTTTTAATAAAAAATTTGAAAGTCAGTATAACTTAGATGTAGCTAGATTAAACTATGAAAATGCTCAAAACCAATTTATTACAGCTCAAAATAGTTTAGAAAATGGAAAAGAGGCTCTATTGGGGTATGAAGCACAGAAAAAGGCAGCAGATGAAAATTTAAGATATATGATAAATGGATTTTCAAAAAGAGATATAGAATCAGATAAACTTAAAATTCAATCATCTGAAAAGGGATTGGAGTTAGCTAAGGTATATGCAGATAAAAATAAACTGGTATCACCAATTGATGGATTAGTTGAAAGTGTAAATTTAAAAATTGGAGAGGTTGTTAATCCAGGAATTGCAGTTGTGACAATGTTAGATATGAATAATCTTTGGACAAAGATATATGTTCCTGAAAAAATTCTACCTTTAATAAAATTAAATCAAAAAGTTACTGTTAAAAGTGATTTTATAGATAAAAATTATGAGGGGGAGATAGTTTATATAGCTTCTGATTCAGAGTTTACACCAATGAATATAGTTACTAAAAAAGATAGGTTAAAACTAGTTTATGAAATAAAAGTTAAAGTTTTAAATAATGATGGAAAATTAAAAAGTGGAATGCTTGTGGGGGTGGACTTAGGACTATGA
- a CDS encoding ABC transporter ATP-binding protein, with amino-acid sequence MNNEEVNKDQYSIEIKGLTKRFDKYVAVDNLTFSIPKGVIFGFLGPNGSGKSTTIRMICGVLTPTSGEGKVLGYDLKSNPEKIKSKIGYMSQKFSLYEDLTIEENLTFYGEIYSIPKERLKDRIEEIIVMLNLNEKRGVLSKNLSGGWKQRLALGCAIIHKPELLILDEPTAGVDPVARREFWTTIKDLIKDGDITVLATTHYMDEASVCDIIGFIFEGKLVTIDTPANLYKKYNTDNLEDVFIIYVKELSHKEVISSFDQLKKDSGKKEEKL; translated from the coding sequence ATGAACAACGAAGAGGTAAATAAAGATCAATACTCTATTGAGATCAAAGGATTAACTAAAAGATTTGATAAATATGTAGCTGTAGATAATCTTACGTTTTCAATACCTAAAGGAGTTATATTTGGTTTCTTAGGTCCAAATGGTAGTGGAAAATCAACAACTATTAGAATGATTTGTGGTGTTTTAACTCCAACTTCTGGAGAGGGAAAGGTACTGGGGTATGATTTAAAAAGTAATCCAGAGAAGATAAAATCTAAAATTGGGTATATGTCTCAAAAATTTAGTTTGTATGAAGATTTAACAATAGAGGAGAATCTAACTTTTTATGGAGAGATATACTCTATTCCAAAGGAGCGTTTAAAAGATAGAATTGAAGAAATTATAGTTATGTTAAATTTAAACGAAAAAAGAGGGGTTTTATCTAAAAATCTTTCTGGTGGTTGGAAACAAAGATTAGCACTAGGGTGTGCAATAATTCATAAGCCTGAGTTGCTTATATTAGATGAACCAACAGCTGGAGTTGACCCTGTGGCAAGAAGGGAGTTTTGGACAACTATAAAAGATTTGATAAAAGATGGCGATATAACGGTTTTAGCAACAACTCACTATATGGATGAGGCCTCTGTTTGTGATATAATTGGTTTTATTTTTGAGGGAAAACTAGTTACAATAGATACACCTGCAAACTTATATAAAAAGTATAATACAGATAATCTTGAAGATGTATTTATAATATATGTAAAAGAGCTTTCACACAAAGAGGTTATCTCATCCTTTGATCAATTGAAAAAAGATAGTGGGAAAAAGGAGGAGAAACTATGA
- a CDS encoding ABC transporter permease, whose protein sequence is MININRTLTIAKKEVIHIKRDRASLVIALILPIFLLLLFGFAVSSDVDNLKLSVYDGSKSIESRELINSLNNSTYLKVYEYVNTPDAVEKSLDYGRTKIGVIIPDYFTTRLRRGEPTDVQFLIDGSDPYIAKTASSYSALIVNHHSQELQKNVIKQKEKGQGIKPYNLLLYNPTLESSKFNIPGIIGLILQNITIMLTAFSIVREKEKGTMEQLIMTPITPLELVIGKIIPYVFIAFFELDMTLILGKIIFGVDIKGSLILLITLGTIFLTSSLAIGIFISTISNTQLEAMHLSLAYLLPSVILSGFVFPREAMPKIIYFISCFIPLTYFNEILRGIILKGVGFKELFQPIAALMGLIIVIIIVSIKKFKKTLD, encoded by the coding sequence ATGATTAATATAAATAGGACTCTAACTATTGCCAAAAAAGAGGTAATACACATAAAAAGAGATAGAGCTAGTCTTGTAATAGCCTTAATACTTCCTATTTTTTTACTATTACTATTTGGATTTGCAGTTAGTTCAGATGTGGATAATTTAAAACTATCAGTTTATGATGGAAGTAAAAGTATTGAAAGTAGGGAGCTTATTAATAGTTTAAATAACTCAACGTATCTGAAAGTTTATGAGTATGTTAACACTCCAGATGCAGTTGAAAAAAGTTTAGATTATGGAAGAACAAAAATAGGAGTTATTATCCCAGATTATTTTACAACTAGGTTACGAAGAGGAGAACCTACAGATGTACAGTTTTTAATAGATGGTTCAGACCCATATATTGCTAAAACTGCATCATCATATTCAGCTCTTATTGTAAACCATCACTCTCAAGAACTGCAAAAGAATGTGATAAAACAAAAGGAAAAAGGTCAAGGAATAAAGCCATATAATCTACTATTATATAATCCAACTTTAGAGAGTAGTAAATTTAATATTCCAGGAATAATAGGATTGATTTTACAAAATATAACAATAATGCTTACAGCCTTTTCCATAGTTAGAGAGAAGGAAAAGGGAACTATGGAGCAACTTATTATGACTCCAATAACTCCTTTAGAACTTGTAATTGGAAAGATAATTCCATATGTTTTTATAGCTTTTTTTGAACTAGATATGACTTTAATTCTTGGAAAAATAATATTTGGTGTGGATATAAAGGGAAGCCTAATATTGTTAATAACTTTAGGAACAATATTTTTAACTTCATCTTTAGCTATTGGGATATTTATATCTACAATTTCTAATACTCAGCTTGAAGCTATGCATCTTTCACTAGCTTATCTTTTACCGAGCGTTATATTATCAGGTTTTGTGTTTCCAAGGGAAGCTATGCCAAAAATAATATATTTTATAAGTTGCTTTATTCCATTAACATATTTTAATGAGATATTGAGAGGAATAATTTTAAAAGGTGTTGGATTTAAAGAACTTTTTCAACCAATAGCAGCTCTTATGGGTTTGATTATTGTAATAATTATAGTCTCAATAAAAAAGTTTAAAAAGACACTAGATTAA
- a CDS encoding TolC family protein, whose protein sequence is MKLKILMMFTMTVSLFAKVITIDKAIDLAIKQGEEVSISTKSLNISQKELNSAFKTALPNLFYVGGYLKTDGAFLENTPIQTAKSGYVNFIGISQPIFQGGAITAKIKKAKIEERRAALALLKNIRDTRLEVISIYTGILSAKNSLETYNISKEQLDEALKYEKEKEKVGKTTKADLLKAEYQLLDMEASILEVHNQIEIGLLTLKQKLNLSNSESIDVENFYIDGNILKNIDYDSDLNQALTLGIAANFAQLNVNEADVEKMFARSEMLPHVKGFVGKEYVTEDHRTENSWGGGVIVNWNIFQFGKDYDNYEAAHIGVEKLKSQERLVQNDIRVNVRSAYLDMVKLTKLERVYFKALEEAEENYNRDKIKFQKGMISILDFLISQEILTSSRVKYENIRLTLYNSLERYRSLLI, encoded by the coding sequence ATGAAGTTAAAAATATTGATGATGTTTACAATGACAGTCTCTCTGTTTGCTAAAGTTATAACAATAGATAAAGCTATAGATTTAGCTATAAAACAGGGAGAGGAGGTAAGTATATCCACAAAAAGCTTGAATATATCTCAAAAGGAGTTAAACTCTGCATTTAAAACAGCACTGCCAAATCTTTTTTATGTAGGTGGTTATTTAAAAACAGATGGTGCATTTTTAGAGAATACACCTATACAAACAGCTAAAAGTGGATATGTCAATTTTATTGGTATATCTCAACCTATATTTCAAGGAGGAGCTATAACAGCAAAGATAAAAAAAGCTAAAATAGAGGAAAGAAGAGCCGCATTAGCTCTTTTAAAAAATATAAGAGATACAAGATTAGAAGTGATATCTATATATACAGGGATACTTTCAGCTAAAAATAGTTTAGAGACTTATAATATTTCAAAAGAGCAATTAGATGAGGCTTTAAAGTATGAAAAAGAGAAGGAAAAAGTTGGAAAAACAACAAAGGCTGATCTTTTAAAAGCTGAATATCAACTTTTAGATATGGAAGCATCTATTTTAGAGGTTCATAACCAGATAGAGATTGGACTTTTAACACTAAAACAAAAGTTAAATCTATCAAACTCTGAGAGTATAGATGTGGAAAACTTTTATATAGATGGAAATATATTAAAAAATATAGATTATGACAGTGATTTAAATCAGGCTTTAACGTTAGGGATAGCAGCAAATTTTGCTCAGTTAAATGTAAACGAAGCTGACGTGGAAAAGATGTTCGCAAGATCTGAGATGTTACCACATGTAAAGGGGTTTGTAGGAAAGGAATATGTCACTGAAGACCATAGAACTGAGAACTCTTGGGGAGGTGGAGTAATTGTAAATTGGAATATATTTCAATTTGGAAAAGATTATGATAACTATGAAGCAGCACATATAGGGGTAGAAAAATTAAAATCTCAAGAGAGATTGGTTCAAAATGATATTAGAGTAAATGTTAGATCGGCGTATTTAGATATGGTAAAGCTAACAAAATTAGAGCGAGTTTATTTTAAAGCTTTAGAGGAAGCAGAGGAGAATTATAATAGAGATAAAATTAAATTTCAAAAAGGGATGATATCTATTTTGGATTTTCTTATTTCTCAAGAAATTTTAACATCATCGAGAGTGAAGTATGAAAATATAAGACTAACTTTATATAACTCTTTAGAGAGATATAGATCATTATTAATATAA
- a CDS encoding mechanosensitive ion channel family protein: MEQTLSTFINEFTAALAKSAPIFIKKLIFLAILWVTYRPVQGFIMKAFNKFLSLKKLDELLIHFLQSFLNILIIIFYALNVIQILGIEMTSILALLGSIGIGIGLALKGSLSDLAGGMQILASRYFTKGDYIITCSVEGTVQRITFLYTVLHTVDNKFVVVPNGKLSGEVIVNAGANAERRVDCVFSVSYDTSIDQVKELLTDIAKNHPLILQDKDIFVRLSKHNSSSLDFTMRVWTKKENYWDVFFDLQELVKKRFDQEGIEIPYNKLDVYCKTTGE, translated from the coding sequence ATGGAACAAACATTATCAACTTTTATTAATGAATTTACTGCTGCTCTTGCAAAATCAGCACCTATTTTCATTAAAAAACTAATCTTTTTAGCTATCCTTTGGGTAACTTACAGACCTGTTCAAGGGTTTATCATGAAAGCTTTTAATAAGTTTTTATCACTTAAAAAACTTGATGAGCTTTTAATACACTTTTTACAGTCATTTTTAAATATTTTAATAATTATCTTTTATGCTTTAAATGTTATTCAAATACTTGGTATTGAAATGACATCTATATTAGCACTTCTTGGATCTATCGGTATCGGTATTGGACTTGCCCTAAAAGGAAGTTTATCTGACCTTGCTGGTGGTATGCAAATTCTTGCTTCTAGATATTTCACTAAAGGTGATTATATAATTACTTGTAGCGTTGAGGGAACTGTTCAAAGAATCACTTTCCTTTATACTGTTTTACACACTGTAGACAACAAATTTGTTGTTGTTCCTAATGGTAAACTTTCTGGAGAAGTTATTGTAAATGCTGGAGCTAATGCTGAAAGAAGAGTAGACTGTGTTTTCTCTGTTTCATATGACACATCTATTGACCAAGTTAAAGAACTTTTAACTGATATAGCTAAAAATCATCCTTTAATTCTTCAAGATAAAGATATCTTTGTAAGACTTAGTAAACATAACTCAAGCTCTTTAGATTTTACTATGAGAGTTTGGACTAAAAAAGAGAACTACTGGGATGTTTTCTTTGATTTACAAGAACTTGTTAAAAAGAGATTTGACCAAGAAGGAATTGAAATTCCATACAACAAACTTGATGTTTATTGTAAAACAACTGGTGAATAA
- the ndk gene encoding nucleoside-diphosphate kinase produces MERTLLIIKPDAVERKLIGEIIQRVERKGLEIKALKMENITVEKAEKHYEIHKGKEFYNGLIEFITSGAVVLMVIEGKDCISIVRHMAGSTSPVDALPGTIRGDFSIDTLRNIVHTSDSVETSTREIKNFFKNID; encoded by the coding sequence ATGGAGAGAACACTTCTGATTATAAAGCCTGATGCTGTAGAAAGAAAACTAATTGGAGAGATAATTCAAAGAGTGGAAAGAAAAGGATTGGAAATCAAGGCTTTGAAAATGGAAAATATAACTGTGGAAAAGGCAGAGAAACACTATGAAATTCATAAGGGGAAAGAGTTTTATAACGGTCTCATAGAATTTATCACATCTGGGGCAGTTGTGCTTATGGTTATAGAAGGAAAGGATTGCATAAGTATAGTGAGACATATGGCTGGAAGTACGTCTCCAGTTGATGCACTTCCTGGAACGATAAGAGGAGATTTTTCAATTGATACTTTAAGAAATATTGTTCATACTTCTGATAGTGTAGAAACAAGCACAAGAGAGATTAAGAATTTTTTTAAAAATATAGATTAA
- a CDS encoding SLC13 family permease — MENVAQLNDIAIERGFDRKKLIKWIISIMMMFTPMLMQVNENYTINIRTFFMITILIIMIWAFELMPLAAPALVLPIVYISFGLATPAQAFSPWTTEMPWLFIGGMVISSVFERTGLMKRMAITAIKTAGGTYKGILFGFLIVGLTLCIIIPSTAARTTLFLPLAYGIITALDLKKNSKEAIAIMAGSSFMALTPWTIVDGINLISYSIARNLNVHLSWIEYMKEMGIMTFLLSTVYIIAILFFYKGNASIFKKENHFKTKEYFDKEHSKLGKMTISEKKVIFVLAIMVAILCTSSIHKISAGWVFAIGAFCFYLPGINVAEDKDLKSVNMPMIILMTGAMTIGAVSMATGTGAFIGKILTGYLTGSSFAIVSISWLIGVIVNFLLTPLAAASALTQPLVEAAIQNGISPTVILNSYAVGLEQIIFPYEYVLPLMMFSYGVMSLKEFVKIYLLKMILSIIFLLVICVPYWGILGLL, encoded by the coding sequence ATGGAAAATGTTGCACAATTAAATGATATTGCAATAGAACGAGGCTTTGATAGAAAAAAATTAATAAAATGGATTATTTCTATAATGATGATGTTTACCCCAATGCTTATGCAAGTTAATGAAAACTATACTATAAATATAAGAACCTTTTTCATGATTACAATTTTAATTATTATGATTTGGGCCTTCGAACTAATGCCTTTAGCTGCACCAGCTTTAGTTTTGCCGATTGTTTATATTAGCTTTGGATTAGCAACTCCAGCTCAAGCATTTTCGCCTTGGACAACAGAGATGCCTTGGTTATTTATAGGTGGAATGGTTATATCAAGTGTTTTTGAAAGAACTGGTTTAATGAAAAGAATGGCTATAACAGCTATAAAAACTGCGGGTGGAACATATAAAGGGATACTATTTGGTTTTCTAATTGTTGGATTAACATTATGCATAATTATACCCAGTACTGCTGCGAGAACAACTTTATTTTTACCTTTAGCTTATGGAATAATCACAGCTTTAGATTTAAAGAAAAATTCAAAAGAAGCTATAGCAATAATGGCTGGAAGTTCATTTATGGCTTTAACTCCTTGGACAATTGTAGATGGAATAAATTTAATTTCATACTCAATAGCAAGAAACCTTAACGTTCATTTAAGTTGGATAGAATATATGAAAGAGATGGGAATAATGACATTCCTTTTATCTACGGTTTATATAATAGCAATTCTATTTTTTTACAAAGGAAATGCTAGTATTTTTAAAAAAGAGAACCATTTTAAAACAAAAGAATACTTTGATAAAGAACATTCAAAACTTGGAAAAATGACCATAAGTGAAAAAAAAGTAATATTTGTATTAGCAATTATGGTTGCAATTTTATGTACTAGTAGTATTCATAAAATATCTGCTGGATGGGTTTTTGCTATAGGAGCTTTTTGTTTTTATCTACCAGGGATAAATGTAGCTGAAGATAAAGATTTAAAAAGTGTAAATATGCCTATGATAATTTTAATGACAGGAGCTATGACAATAGGAGCTGTATCTATGGCTACTGGAACTGGAGCATTTATAGGCAAAATTCTAACAGGATATTTAACAGGAAGTAGTTTTGCAATAGTTTCTATAAGTTGGTTAATAGGAGTTATTGTTAACTTCTTACTTACACCTTTAGCTGCTGCTAGTGCATTAACACAACCTTTAGTAGAAGCTGCTATTCAAAATGGGATTTCACCAACTGTAATCTTAAACTCTTATGCTGTTGGATTAGAACAAATCATATTTCCTTATGAATATGTTTTACCTCTAATGATGTTTAGTTATGGTGTTATGAGTCTAAAAGAGTTTGTAAAAATCTATCTATTAAAAATGATACTAAGTATAATTTTTCTATTAGTTATTTGTGTTCCTTACTGGGGAATACTGGGATTGCTCTAA